A single genomic interval of Megalobrama amblycephala isolate DHTTF-2021 linkage group LG17, ASM1881202v1, whole genome shotgun sequence harbors:
- the plcd1b gene encoding 1-phosphatidylinositol 4,5-bisphosphate phosphodiesterase delta-1b isoform X2 — protein MDSNGIADKQCLEGDKDLQFLINGGDLLKVRSGSWKKTRYFKLQEDCKTMWHESKKTMNSKNTFSLEDIEAVRTGRQTEGLRKYTEESVEGRAFSILFKGRQKNLDLIASSEEEAKMWVSGLEKVISNMNSLTPQKKTEHWIYSCMRKADKNLDNKMSLKELKSFLQDINIEVDEDYAEMLFQKCDQSKGGFLEGKEIEHFYKILTQREEIDVIYREYAKTDGLMSATDLQNFLLNEQREDASQNDALQLIEKYELDENARAKQQMTMDGFLMYLHQPEGLIFNPAHKSIYQDMNQPLNHYFISSSHNTYLLEDQLKGPSSTEAYIKALLKGCRCVELDCWDGSDGEPVIYHGYTLTSKILFKDVIQAIKEYAFKTSEYPVILSLENHCSVEQQKTMAQHLISILGSALVTKPLGDQMPTHFPSPEELKGRFIVKGKRLNKLEDTFLDDSKTADEESVTEEEDDEGDEEDREKKSNKSKSLKLAKELSDIVIYCKSVPFHGFEDSRDKQSFYEMASFKEGKAVKLAEESATDFIHHNTDKLSRIYPGGMRTDSSNYNPVPLWNAGCQIVALNFQTPCTEMDLNQGLFIQNGQSGYILKPSYLRDRDTEFDPITLTKGPWLKRKTLHVMVISAQQLPKVSQRKSSIVDPIVQVQIYGVPADATVVETQYIENNGFNPMWNENFQFDVCVPDLALVRFLIEDYDATSNNEFIGQYTLPFNSLKKGYHHVPLFTMNGDLLSSAGLFVHIMVLDAE, from the exons ATGGATTCCAACGGCATTGCTGATAAACAAT GTTTGGAGGGTGACAAAGACCTGCAGTTCCTGATAAATGGCGGGGACCTTTTGAAAGTCCGTTCGGGCTCATGGAAAAAGACACGCTACTTCAAGCTGCAGGAGGACTGCAAGACCATGTGGCATGAGTCCAAAAAGACCATGAATTCCAAAAACACAT TCTCTCTTGAGGACATTGAAGCGGTACGAACAGGTCGGCAAACTGAGGGTCTGAGGAAATACACAGAAGAGTCAGTGGAGGGTCGAGCGTTCTCCATTCTGTTTAAGGGGCGACAGAAAAACCTGGACCTGATCGCCAGCTCTGAGGAGGAAGCCAAAATGTGGGTCAGTGGTTTGGAGAAAGTCATCTCAAACATGAACAGCCTCACTCCGCAGAAGAAAACGGAGCA CTGGATCTACAGTTGTATGCGTAAAGCAGATAAAAACTTGGACAACAAGATGAGTCTGAAAGAGCTGAAGAGCTTTCTACAAGACATCAACATTGAGGTGGATGAAGACTATGCTGAAATGCTCTTTCAG AAATGTGACCAATCGAAGGGTGGATTCCTAGAGGGCAAGGAGATCGAGCATTTCTATAAAATCTTGACACAAAGAGAGGAGATCGATGTCATCTACAGAGAGTATGCAAAGACAGACGGTCTCATGAGCGCCACTGACCTGCAGAACTTCCTGTTGAATGAGCAAAGAGAGGATGCGTCTCAGAATGATGCCCTTCAGCTTATTGAGAAATATGAACTTGATGAAAATG CCAGAGCCAAACAGCAAATGACAATGGATGGCTTCCTAATGTACCTGCACCAGCCAGAGGGGCTGATCTTCAACCCGGCCCATAAAAGTATTTACCAGGACATGAACCAGCCTCTCAACCATTACTTCATCTCCTCCTCTCATAACACATACCTGCTGGAGGACCAGCTCAAGGGACCCAGCAGCACTGAAGCGTACATAAA AGCACTTCTAAAGGGATGTCGCTGTGTGGAGCTGGACTGCTGGGATGGATCAGATGGAGAGCCAGTGATTTATCATGGATACACTCTCACCTCAAAGATCCTCTTTAAAGATGTGATTCAAGCCATTAAAGAATATGCCTTTAAG ACGTCCGAGTACCCTGTGATCCTGTCTTTGGAGAACCACTGCAGTGTGGAGCAGCAGAAGACCATGGCTCAGCACTTGATCTCTATCCTGGGTAGCGCTCTGGTCACCAAACCCCTCGGAGATCAGATGCCCACACACTTCCCTTCTCCAGAG GAACTCAAAGGCCGGTTCATAGTGAAAGGGAAGAGACTAAACAAACTTGAGGACACATTTTTAGATGACTCCAAAACAGCagatgaagaaagtgtaaccgAGGAAGAAGATGATGAAGGTGATGAAGAAGACCGTGAAAAGAAGTCTAAC aaatcaaagtCGCTGAAGCTGGCAAAGGAGCTGTCTGATATCGTGATCTACTGCAAAAGTGTTCCCTTCCATGGGTTTGAGGATTCCCGGGACAAGCAGTCTTTTTATGAGATGGCCTCATTCAAAGAGGGAAAAGCTGTGAAACTGGCGGAGGAATCAG CAACCGATTTTATCCATCACAATACAGACAAACTCAGCAGGATCTACCCAGGGGGAATGAGGACAGACTCCTCGAACTATAACCCTGTGCCTCTGTGGAACGCAGGCTGTCAGATAG TGGCCCTCAACTTCCAGACGCCTTGCACAGAGATGGATCTGAATCAGGGGCTCTTTATTCAAAACGGACAGAGTGGTTACATCCTAAAGCCTTCTTACCTACGAGACCGAGACACTGAGTTTGACCCCATCACTCTCACAAAGGGACCATGGTTAAAGAGAAAGACTCTTCATGTGATG GTGATCTCAGCCCAGCAGTTACCCAAAGTGAGCCAAAGGAAGTCCTCTATTGTTGATCCCATTGTGCAAGTGCAGATCTACGGTGTGCCTGCTGATGCGACCGTGGTGGAAACGCAGTACATTGAGAATAATG GCTTCAACCCCATGTGGAATGAAAACTTCCagtttgatgtgtgtgtgccaGATCTAGCCCTTGTGCGCTTTTTGATCGAGGACTACGACGCCACATCGAACAATGAATTTATTGGCCAGTACACACTTCCCTTCAACAGCCTAAAGAAAG GATACCACCATGTGCCATTGTTCACCATGAATGGAGACCTTCTTTCCTCTGCTGGGCTTTTCGTTCACATCATGGTTTTGGATGCTGAATAA
- the plcd1b gene encoding 1-phosphatidylinositol 4,5-bisphosphate phosphodiesterase delta-1b isoform X1 codes for MQCVRRQPVRTKSQESLYRAQSKTVARDNMKLIGLEGDKDLQFLINGGDLLKVRSGSWKKTRYFKLQEDCKTMWHESKKTMNSKNTFSLEDIEAVRTGRQTEGLRKYTEESVEGRAFSILFKGRQKNLDLIASSEEEAKMWVSGLEKVISNMNSLTPQKKTEHWIYSCMRKADKNLDNKMSLKELKSFLQDINIEVDEDYAEMLFQKCDQSKGGFLEGKEIEHFYKILTQREEIDVIYREYAKTDGLMSATDLQNFLLNEQREDASQNDALQLIEKYELDENARAKQQMTMDGFLMYLHQPEGLIFNPAHKSIYQDMNQPLNHYFISSSHNTYLLEDQLKGPSSTEAYIKALLKGCRCVELDCWDGSDGEPVIYHGYTLTSKILFKDVIQAIKEYAFKTSEYPVILSLENHCSVEQQKTMAQHLISILGSALVTKPLGDQMPTHFPSPEELKGRFIVKGKRLNKLEDTFLDDSKTADEESVTEEEDDEGDEEDREKKSNKSKSLKLAKELSDIVIYCKSVPFHGFEDSRDKQSFYEMASFKEGKAVKLAEESATDFIHHNTDKLSRIYPGGMRTDSSNYNPVPLWNAGCQIVALNFQTPCTEMDLNQGLFIQNGQSGYILKPSYLRDRDTEFDPITLTKGPWLKRKTLHVMVISAQQLPKVSQRKSSIVDPIVQVQIYGVPADATVVETQYIENNGFNPMWNENFQFDVCVPDLALVRFLIEDYDATSNNEFIGQYTLPFNSLKKGYHHVPLFTMNGDLLSSAGLFVHIMVLDAE; via the exons ATGCAGTGTGTACGAAGACAACCAGTTCGGACCAAGTCTCAAGAGTCCTTATACCGCGCGCAGAGCAAGACAGTAGCGCGCGACAACATGAAACTTATAG GTTTGGAGGGTGACAAAGACCTGCAGTTCCTGATAAATGGCGGGGACCTTTTGAAAGTCCGTTCGGGCTCATGGAAAAAGACACGCTACTTCAAGCTGCAGGAGGACTGCAAGACCATGTGGCATGAGTCCAAAAAGACCATGAATTCCAAAAACACAT TCTCTCTTGAGGACATTGAAGCGGTACGAACAGGTCGGCAAACTGAGGGTCTGAGGAAATACACAGAAGAGTCAGTGGAGGGTCGAGCGTTCTCCATTCTGTTTAAGGGGCGACAGAAAAACCTGGACCTGATCGCCAGCTCTGAGGAGGAAGCCAAAATGTGGGTCAGTGGTTTGGAGAAAGTCATCTCAAACATGAACAGCCTCACTCCGCAGAAGAAAACGGAGCA CTGGATCTACAGTTGTATGCGTAAAGCAGATAAAAACTTGGACAACAAGATGAGTCTGAAAGAGCTGAAGAGCTTTCTACAAGACATCAACATTGAGGTGGATGAAGACTATGCTGAAATGCTCTTTCAG AAATGTGACCAATCGAAGGGTGGATTCCTAGAGGGCAAGGAGATCGAGCATTTCTATAAAATCTTGACACAAAGAGAGGAGATCGATGTCATCTACAGAGAGTATGCAAAGACAGACGGTCTCATGAGCGCCACTGACCTGCAGAACTTCCTGTTGAATGAGCAAAGAGAGGATGCGTCTCAGAATGATGCCCTTCAGCTTATTGAGAAATATGAACTTGATGAAAATG CCAGAGCCAAACAGCAAATGACAATGGATGGCTTCCTAATGTACCTGCACCAGCCAGAGGGGCTGATCTTCAACCCGGCCCATAAAAGTATTTACCAGGACATGAACCAGCCTCTCAACCATTACTTCATCTCCTCCTCTCATAACACATACCTGCTGGAGGACCAGCTCAAGGGACCCAGCAGCACTGAAGCGTACATAAA AGCACTTCTAAAGGGATGTCGCTGTGTGGAGCTGGACTGCTGGGATGGATCAGATGGAGAGCCAGTGATTTATCATGGATACACTCTCACCTCAAAGATCCTCTTTAAAGATGTGATTCAAGCCATTAAAGAATATGCCTTTAAG ACGTCCGAGTACCCTGTGATCCTGTCTTTGGAGAACCACTGCAGTGTGGAGCAGCAGAAGACCATGGCTCAGCACTTGATCTCTATCCTGGGTAGCGCTCTGGTCACCAAACCCCTCGGAGATCAGATGCCCACACACTTCCCTTCTCCAGAG GAACTCAAAGGCCGGTTCATAGTGAAAGGGAAGAGACTAAACAAACTTGAGGACACATTTTTAGATGACTCCAAAACAGCagatgaagaaagtgtaaccgAGGAAGAAGATGATGAAGGTGATGAAGAAGACCGTGAAAAGAAGTCTAAC aaatcaaagtCGCTGAAGCTGGCAAAGGAGCTGTCTGATATCGTGATCTACTGCAAAAGTGTTCCCTTCCATGGGTTTGAGGATTCCCGGGACAAGCAGTCTTTTTATGAGATGGCCTCATTCAAAGAGGGAAAAGCTGTGAAACTGGCGGAGGAATCAG CAACCGATTTTATCCATCACAATACAGACAAACTCAGCAGGATCTACCCAGGGGGAATGAGGACAGACTCCTCGAACTATAACCCTGTGCCTCTGTGGAACGCAGGCTGTCAGATAG TGGCCCTCAACTTCCAGACGCCTTGCACAGAGATGGATCTGAATCAGGGGCTCTTTATTCAAAACGGACAGAGTGGTTACATCCTAAAGCCTTCTTACCTACGAGACCGAGACACTGAGTTTGACCCCATCACTCTCACAAAGGGACCATGGTTAAAGAGAAAGACTCTTCATGTGATG GTGATCTCAGCCCAGCAGTTACCCAAAGTGAGCCAAAGGAAGTCCTCTATTGTTGATCCCATTGTGCAAGTGCAGATCTACGGTGTGCCTGCTGATGCGACCGTGGTGGAAACGCAGTACATTGAGAATAATG GCTTCAACCCCATGTGGAATGAAAACTTCCagtttgatgtgtgtgtgccaGATCTAGCCCTTGTGCGCTTTTTGATCGAGGACTACGACGCCACATCGAACAATGAATTTATTGGCCAGTACACACTTCCCTTCAACAGCCTAAAGAAAG GATACCACCATGTGCCATTGTTCACCATGAATGGAGACCTTCTTTCCTCTGCTGGGCTTTTCGTTCACATCATGGTTTTGGATGCTGAATAA
- the ctdsplb gene encoding CTD (carboxy-terminal domain, RNA polymerase II, polypeptide A) small phosphatase-like b isoform X1 — MDNTSIITQVTNPKEEEILSSNAEKVSLSNSSLKKKRTRSIFSSFFCCLRSYDAEPPATPNNNSSPLPPPVEENGAPPKCDQVEVIPIPSPPEKYLLPEVNINDYGKKCVVIDLDETLVHSSFKPISNADFIVPVEIDGTVHQVYVLKRPHVDEFLQKMGELFECVLFTASLAKYADPVADLLDQWGVFRARLFRESCVFHRGNYVKDLSRLGRELRNVIIVDNSPASYIFHPENAVPVQSWFDDMTDTELLDLLPFFEGLSKEEDVYGVLQNLRGR, encoded by the exons ATGGACAACACGTCCATAATAACGCAGGTTACGAACCCCAAGGAGGAGGAGATACTCTCGTCAAATGCTGAGAAAG tttcgcTGTCTAACAGCAGCCTGAAGAAAAAAAGGACTCGCAGCATCTTCAGCTCGTTTTTCTGCTGTCTGAGGAGTTACGATGCCGAGCCCCCCGCCACCcccaacaacaacagcagcccTCTGCCCCCACCTGTGGAGGAGAACGGAGCTCCACCAAAG TGTGACCAGGTTGAGGTCATCCCTATCCCCAGT CCTCCAGAGAAGTACCTCCTGCCTGAGGTTAACATAAATGACTATGGGAAGAAGTGTGTGGTAATAGACTTGGATGAGACTCTGGTGCACAGCTCGTTTAAG CCTATTAGCAATGCTGATTTCATCGTCCCAGTGGAGATAGATGGCACAGTGCATCAG GTGTATGTGCTCAAAAGGCCGCACGTTGACGAGTTCCTGCAAAAAATGGGCGAGCTGTTTGAATGTGTGCTTTTCACAGCCAGTCTAGCCAAG TATGCCGACCCGGTGGCAGACCTGCTGGACCAGTGGGGTGTGTTTCGGGCACGACTCTTCCGTGAATCCTGCGTTTTCCACAGAGGGAACTATGTCAAAGACCTTAGTCGGCTCGGGAGAGAGCTCAGGAACGTCATCATTGTGGACAACTCCCCTGCATCCTACATTTTCCATCCTGAAAATGCT GTTCCCGTGCAGTCGTGGTTTGATGACATGACTGACACGGAGCTCCTGGACCTGCTGCCTTTCTTTGAGGGACTGAGCAAAGAGGAGGACGTGTACGGGGTGCTGCAGAACCTGAGGGGCAGGTAG
- the ctdsplb gene encoding CTD (carboxy-terminal domain, RNA polymerase II, polypeptide A) small phosphatase-like b isoform X2, translating to MDNTSIITQVTNPKEEEILSSNAEKVSLSNSSLKKKRTRSIFSSFFCCLRSYDAEPPATPNNNSSPLPPPVEENGAPPKPPEKYLLPEVNINDYGKKCVVIDLDETLVHSSFKPISNADFIVPVEIDGTVHQVYVLKRPHVDEFLQKMGELFECVLFTASLAKYADPVADLLDQWGVFRARLFRESCVFHRGNYVKDLSRLGRELRNVIIVDNSPASYIFHPENAVPVQSWFDDMTDTELLDLLPFFEGLSKEEDVYGVLQNLRGR from the exons ATGGACAACACGTCCATAATAACGCAGGTTACGAACCCCAAGGAGGAGGAGATACTCTCGTCAAATGCTGAGAAAG tttcgcTGTCTAACAGCAGCCTGAAGAAAAAAAGGACTCGCAGCATCTTCAGCTCGTTTTTCTGCTGTCTGAGGAGTTACGATGCCGAGCCCCCCGCCACCcccaacaacaacagcagcccTCTGCCCCCACCTGTGGAGGAGAACGGAGCTCCACCAAAG CCTCCAGAGAAGTACCTCCTGCCTGAGGTTAACATAAATGACTATGGGAAGAAGTGTGTGGTAATAGACTTGGATGAGACTCTGGTGCACAGCTCGTTTAAG CCTATTAGCAATGCTGATTTCATCGTCCCAGTGGAGATAGATGGCACAGTGCATCAG GTGTATGTGCTCAAAAGGCCGCACGTTGACGAGTTCCTGCAAAAAATGGGCGAGCTGTTTGAATGTGTGCTTTTCACAGCCAGTCTAGCCAAG TATGCCGACCCGGTGGCAGACCTGCTGGACCAGTGGGGTGTGTTTCGGGCACGACTCTTCCGTGAATCCTGCGTTTTCCACAGAGGGAACTATGTCAAAGACCTTAGTCGGCTCGGGAGAGAGCTCAGGAACGTCATCATTGTGGACAACTCCCCTGCATCCTACATTTTCCATCCTGAAAATGCT GTTCCCGTGCAGTCGTGGTTTGATGACATGACTGACACGGAGCTCCTGGACCTGCTGCCTTTCTTTGAGGGACTGAGCAAAGAGGAGGACGTGTACGGGGTGCTGCAGAACCTGAGGGGCAGGTAG